In the genome of Synchiropus splendidus isolate RoL2022-P1 chromosome 2, RoL_Sspl_1.0, whole genome shotgun sequence, the window TTGACCTGGTGAGTTTATTTGAACATGAGCAGACAGGTTTGTGACACAAATAAGTACAATCACAACAAAATCCTCAGGTCACAGACGTCTGACgacatcagcattttttttttccttttatattTTGTCATCATACAGAAGAACGTTTTACAATATCATCCGGGAATGTTTACTCTTCCAAGAACCTTAATAAACGCCTCGCAGGCGGTCGATGGAGTCTTAGCATGACAACTAACTGGTggttgaaaagaagaaaaaaaaatccactgttGCCTGATACCAATGCTGGACATCATCTGAAGTTTAGGAAGCTTTTATCACACCTGGAATTCAGAGAAGGACGTCTATTGCTTGAACCTCATTCATCCAGTGGTGTGTTCCATCTGCTGCATGGACATAATGTGAAAGTAATATATATCTGATGGACGCCTGGGTGCGTTTAGTTTCCTGGATTCTTCTAGAAGCTCATGTCAGTGTAAGCATGCTCTGCATTATTGTTCCTTTCAGCTCAGTGCCTCTGCATGCTTCCTTCGTCGATATTTACGGAACGTCCTCTCCTCATGCAGATGCTGACCAATAGCttgagtttatatatatatatatatttatatatatatatccgcgACACCACACTTTTCAGGGTTAATAAACTTCAGGAAATGACCTTTTAAAACCCTTGTTCGACCTCTGAAATGCACTTTTTTGACACCTCTTCTGACAATGAAGGAATGTGTTGTATGAACGAGTGAATGACAATTTTATGAATAATCGGACCCAAAATAGCTTAGTGTTCTCGCCATGAAACATGAACATTCTGTACAGTTTCTCACCTGCGTTTGTTGGAGTACTAACTGTAGCTTTGACAGTTGAGAATTGACATGTCTAAGTCTGTACCATACTGGTCTGCTCTGTTTAAAAGAGTATTATCTTAGCTATTGTACATAAAGTGTTGTCATTGACTGATATGATTCTAAAATATTTTAGTTGGAGTGTCAAATCATTAGAAGGCCTTTGGTGGAATAGAAGTTGTCTGGACGTGGTGGTGCACTTTTGACGTGCCAAGTCAGTATGTGTATGTTCTCTTAAGTGGGGTGGCTTTTTGGGCTTGTTCTCGCCACGTAAACTTGgataagctgttttttttttttgtagcgaACTTGTTGAGCTGCCTGTTGCTTTAGTGTGTTATTTCTTTGTAATGAAGGACCAATCCTTGCATTCCGACAGTAATCTCACTTCCCACATTCTAAATGTCTTTCTTTGCTATGCTATACTTTTGATTgaatttcttttgtttactttctgAATTGGATAAAATAAATTTTGCTACATATTCCTGATGTttctgactctttttttttttttttttttatatactgcGAGATTATCCTACACTGAATGTTCggtcactctctcactctcattcTCGGTCACTCAGGATTGTCTGCTCCATTGTTCTACCTAGAACATTGGGTGGATGAGATTCTCTACTACTCATGTTCGTGTTGTCAAACCTTTTGAGACTGCAAAATGTAGAATGACTTTCTGCTCTAACTCAATACCAACACAATTATAATGCCTTAATAGGCAGAAACCAGCCATTTTCTGCTGCTTAGCCAGGtctgggtcgcaggggcagctcTTTCAGGAGGGAAGCCCAGAATCTCTGACCTCAGCCACCTCCACTAGCTCCTCCGGCTGGATTCTTAGGAACAGCCAGGCCTGCTGGGAGATATTATCACTCTCTGTCTTGGGTCTGCTCTGtgacctcctccctccctccctccctccctccctccctccctccctatgTCTGTCCTTACCCTATACCTAAGGCTAGACTTAGACTCCCTCTGGCTGAAGCTCATTTTGGCTGCTGGTCAGTATCCAAAGTTCATGGCCATAGATGAGAATTGGAATGTAGATTGGCTGCTAAATTGAGAGCCTTAACTTATGGCTCAGTTACCCAGGCAGATAATGGGGGCTGCATCACTGCGAATGCCGATCCGATCTGTTACCGTCCCCCCCACCTTTGCTCATCCATTGGGGACAAAGTCAAGCTGGAGTGGGGAGTCCACACTTTCTGCCGGCAGAGAATCACAGTGTCAGATTTGGATCAGAAGGTACACTTCATCGCGATCTCAGCCCACTCAAAAGAGCTCTCCATCACGCATGTCAACTAATGTTAGCTGAAGAAGATCGATCCTGTCTCTCACTACGCAGTTTTTCATGTAAGCCGGTCATTTGTCCGTCGTTCTTGTCATCACACTTGCATTCCCTCCCCTGAACTTCCTCGGTATCAATATGGGcctgttgtaaaaaaaaaaaaaaaaaatggaagcacAAAATCTTCAGTCAAGTTTATTTGATAATGTGAGTCCACGCAACAGCAAAATTCACAGTGCGAAACAGTGGTGGTTAAACCATGCAATTAAGAACAAGCAGTTGTAAGCGAGCGGATTATCCAGACTGGTTTTGATCAGCAAGTTGTCCGAGTTGAAGAGTAAGTTCATGCTGATTGAAGTTCAtcatttcaattattttcagAGAATATAATCGATCCAAACAACACAGATTTATCTCACAAACTCACATTCGAAGGCAACATTTTTGTCAGTGCCAGGTATTCCACTCGACACAATGCCAACCATCTACAACCAAAACAGTTCTATCTAAAGTAAGCTCTATCTAGGCACTAAAGTTTAGATCGCGAGTAGAGAAACCACTAAACTGCTCCAAAGAAAGTATTTCGATATCATCCAGGGCTCCACTGAGAAAACCAGTCCAGCTCTGTTGCTGACCGCTTGACCAACACAAGTGCCTACATTACCGGCTCCATCCACAGCTGCCAACACCACCGTCTCCgtacagcaggaggcgctgtaAGTAACTGTTACATTCTCGCCATCTGACCCAGTGACGGTGCTTGTGTTGAGCGTCCCGTTCCCCTGATGGATCTCGATGGTGTGGATGCCGGAGCCACCTTCGTCTGTGATGCTGGTGGTGAAGGCCCAGGTTGATGAGGAGCAGGGTGAGCGGCCGGTACACTGCGATGTGCTGATGGTCCGACACACCGGCCGGTAAATGTCTTGTACCTGGGGAAGAGAGAGATCGGAGCTGTGCAAAACTGACCAACTTTGAACACAGACGTAGAGGAAAATGATCAAACTCAGTCAAAACTCAACACATGACTTAACAATATTCTTCAGTTAAATGCTGCTTGACAGGTCTTTCCTCACCTCTGCAATGATGGAGAACCTCAGCGTGGCAGAGTTGACGTCTGAGGTGGCTCGATTTTGCACCAAAATAGTCAGAGTCACATCTGAGCCCGAGGCAGCGCTGGCTGGTGCCGTCAAAGTTACCACGCCGCTGGCTTGTCCTCCACCTCTGGGTGCAATGACCAGCGAATCGGGTGAACTGGAAGGAAAGTCTTGGTCGTTGTTTGCCTGCACCAGGAAGGTCCCTGTTGCGTCGGTGTCGATCTGCCCGTGGCTCACAGTGGCAACTGTGAAAGGGACGGTGATGGTGGATCCTGGTTCGATGCTGGTGTCGTTTACTGCTGCCTAGAAAGCAGAGCGTAACTGAAGCCCACAGCAGCATGATGGAGGTGGTATGGAAATGACTATCACTTTCTTTGGCTGAGCATCTTATCGTGTGTTTCATTACCCACTGGGGTTCTACTAGTgctagtcataataataatcagctGACCTTTCCAGCCAATGACGCTACAGTAGAATTGAAAATATCCAGGGCTTGGGATGAGAGAACTCACGGTGACAGAGACGCTGGAGGTCTTGAGTCGTGTTGAGGCGTATCGGTGGAACATGGAACCAGTGCTGTCTTCCCCAACAAGAATAACACCATAGTCGCCCGCTGGCACACGGGTGAACCCCACTAAATAGGTCCCGCCTCCATAGGACtattcacaacaaaaacaagatttcagatcAACCTTGgatttaaaatgtgaatgagCTCAGTCTCTCACCTTCAGTTCTCCGTCGACTCTGGtttggagcgaactttcccacAACATGACCTCCTTCACTTTGACTGTGTCGCCGCCCGTCACTGTGATGGCGAGGGTGGTGTTCCCCCCTTCAGTCGGGCAAGAGTGTCAAAGGTCATTGAAACGTGGAGAACATATCAAAAGAAAAGATGTACTCACCGGCCAGAGCGCGTCCCGCCTTCAGAGTGAAGTCTCCATGAGCTCCTTCAAAGGCCTCCACCAGGTTGAAGATAAAGTCTATTGAGCTCTGTCCTGAAGTGACAGTGACGCTCAAATGAACATCGCCGCAGGAGCGTCAAAGCTTACCTTACCTGTAACTTTAACAGAGTACGGGTCTTTTGAGTTCACAGTGACTTGCCATAGCCCTGTGTGGTTCCTGAGGCTGACACGGCGGAGGTTTCCTGTGGTTGTCACTGACCCCAGAGGACCACTGGATTGACTAGACGTCTGCGTTGCACCTGCAAAGATTTCAAAGGAGTCGAGTCTACAGCGACCTGCTCTTATTTAAGGACTCACTTGAGGGATCGATGAGTTCAAAAGTGAGAGAAGGGCTTCCTGTGATATACGCAACTACGTTCTGGAGTGATCCGTCGACGAGAAACGGGAAGGTTTCACTCGCTTTTCTGGGCCTCCACTCAACCTGGAAAACTGTCACCTGAGAAGAACAGAACGGCTCATGAGGTCaaagtcattgttttgttttttaccttCCTTACTCACCACTGCACTGTCTGATGCGTCCATGATCACAGACATGGCGTTGTGAAGCTCCGACTTTTCCACATTAATGGCCAAACCACCAGAAGCACCACTCAAGTCGCTGTAAAGTTGGTCGTCTTTTCGGGCCCTTGAAACGGAGCGACGCCATCTTCTGCCACTGTGGGTCATCATGAAAGTCACCTAAATGTGGGAAAGCAAAATGAGACGCAAGCAATGAGTGTTGGTATTTATAGCACCGACACGCATACTTCATATAGAGGTACCAGAACACTGGTCACCGCAGAaatgcactttgtttttcatgatttcatggcatGGCATGTTCAGATGCCGGTGACCTACGGTAGACTTGGTGCTCTCTATCAGCGCCTGGATGATGCCTCTCAGGTGTACGTCTTTGGCTGGAGCGTCGGTGAAGACAAAAATCTCAGAATAAGGCGGCGCTGCGGTCAGAGCCAGCTGTAAGGCAAAAGCACATGGACTCATTTGAAGTGTGCCTTAGAATAGAAATGCTTGTTGGTGAAATGATGCActagatttatatatatgtatatattttattattattgtttttcaaatcaCCAGCAGTCCAGACAAGCTCATCTCGGGTATGTCCCCTCCTCCTCCGAAAGTTAGCCTGTTAATGCTGGCTTTAAATTCATCTGCGCCGGTCGTCGTCTGTACAGGTCCGAAGCCTGTCAAAAGACAGAGTGAaattacagtgaaataaatataatacatctaaaaagaaaagaagtatTACAAAATCTATGGTGTTATTTTAACTGAACTTaaattcagtgttttgtctttttacaTTATTCCATTGCGCTGGTGTTGTTCCTTCTTGACGGCAAGAGTTATTTGTGACACCAAATTACGCATCAATAACAATGTAGTATGTCATGCGCCTACGCCAGAAGCACAACTAATATAGACAATATAATACTAATATACACAAACACTCACCCTACGCAGAGCAAGACAAGGGTCACATAAAATACCTCGGTCCAtcaccaaaaacaacaacaaatggatCTTCAAAATAAGTCGGCACATTTAAGACACACAATCTCTCATCAGAATCTTCACAgattataagaaaaaaaaagtttaatttcaAGTTTTGGGGTTTGTTTTTTGAACATTTATTGCAGGAAACCTATCCATTTACCACTATGGAACACTAACTTCACAGCTTTTCAGACACCAACAATAACAAAAGCAAAATCAActatccttcttcttcttcttcttcttcttctggcttctcccttcaggtgtggccacagcagatcatcttcctccatctccccctgtcctctgcttcctcttctctcaaacctacaaagctcatgtcctccttcaccacctccataaacctcctctttggccttcaccttctgcctggcagttccaacctcaacatcttcctaccaatgtactggctctctctcctctgtacaacaaaagcaaaatgaatgtttctttgtgggagggaaaaaaataatatatgaatttAAATCATGTATAAGAATACACGAAAATCCATCCGCAAACATCAAATAAGTATTATATAAAGCAGCACTAGTCATGGCACACGTCAAAAGTcctgtggaaaataaaaaaattgtagCCATGTAGCTATTTTCAGAATGAAATGGCAGaaaatttgtttaaaatgtctccagaaaggggtgggcaatgtggcaaaaaatacatcatgatttatttacttattttaaatcgattttatcacaatctcttttgcatgattttattctagtttgggtaAATTTCCAGAacaatctttaacattctttgcctcagccaCATAACAACtatgattctttctcttttcatattttgtagcacatttatttggctcTGCATTTCATTTCTAACAACTTTTAAACCAGGAATATTGATGGTCTGTGAGTGTTAACTCTGTGGTGCAGGCAGTCTTTGCTGTCTGATACAGAACACTCCGTCATTCTGTGGTGCAGATGTGTGGTCGAGCGTAGCAGCATAGAGCTtaagtgtatagaaagaatgtgacagaaTTCATCTTGGTAGAACACGTTCTAATGGATCACGGCTTAATGTCATGATATCGTCCACCTCTAttgggtgaaactggatcatttcccacagcaCACTGGCTGAAGTTATGCACATTTCTTATTCCGTCACTTACTGATTTTTGCCACAATATTGCATCatacttttgttgttgttttgttattaggCCCCTATTTTCAGAAATTTTAAAACATCTATTCGGGCCTCCGTCCCACCTGGGTCGTTGAAGGGAACCAGTATGTAGGCCGGCGGCTCCAGTTCAGTTCCTCTTCTGTGGTCAATCATATCAAAGGCCACTCTTGTCACTTGCGCAATGTCGCCAGCCATGCTAACCGTGGTGTCAATGACGAAACAAAGAACTGACGCCTGGGAGATCCCCATTAATCTGCGTAGGAAAGAAAGGCATCACTCGCATCACGTGTGCCGTGACGAAGTGAGTTCTGAGCCCTCACCGTAAGAAGTTTCTGTCTCCCACCGACATCCTGATGTCCTCCAGAAGTTCGGCCGTTGCATCCACAGCGAGAGCCGCTGCCTTGAAGTGAAGTGAGCCGTGGCTGGCACCAATGGAGTCCTTGTTAATGCCCCCTCTTGGGCTCCTGTAGCTTGACAGATCAAAGGTACCACCGTGGCTGCATTTACCTTGAATCCGAGGGGTTAACAGCGGTTAGATATTCTTCTGCTGTTCAGTATGATACACCTGATGAACAATATATGTTTTACCTCTTGGTTTACTTGGCCAGAAGGAGGCAAAATAGCCTGTAGTGAGGAGCCCCTTCTGCAGAATTTCTGGCAGAATATTGTCTTCACAGTTCTGTCCTATACAGCTTTTACAAGTGGGAACATAAGGACCTGCAGATAAGTAACCATCATGCCAAACATAAATCAGCCTGTCCAATGCTTCGAACCCATTTGTGACAGGTGTAGTTGAGTGGTACCTGCGAGGTTGAGCAAAGGTCGGTCGGGTTGGAACAGCGCTGTGTACGGAAAAGTCCTCCCTAACTCCACCCAGTTGCTGTGACTGTAGAAGTCCTGTGTGAAAGCGTTATATTCAGTTACACCGACCGCATCTCCCATGACGTGTTTCACGCTCTTCTCGCTCACCTGGAGGGGGTGTAAGATTGAACCAAGTGTCAGCCGTCCAGCGAAAAAGCTTGAACGCCGCACGCTAGCCTTCACTGCAGCGCTACCTAAACATGAACAGAGATTAGATCGGATATTTGTCATTCTTTACGGGGAGGATGATGAAGCACCACACGTCTATCACTacaacactgtaaaaaaaacaacaacttctcTTACTCTACACTAACAAatacagtacattttttttggaCGTCAAGTGTGTCAATTTTAGCTACATGTTGATCACAGTAAAAATTTCTCACAGTAGCAGAGCATTTTTACCACAAAATGATGGTTCATTTAACTAGATTTTAACTCATTTATGCAATAAAAAACAATGGAGCTACATTGACATTGCATTGACACTCAACAAtatacttttaaaataaaattacggTGGGTTGAAACAATGTTTATAACAGGCAATTTCTGTCTGTGGAAAACTGTGTAAAGTTAACTATTTTTTGCTGAAAATATTAATAGCAGTTGGCAGTTTTGAAAAATGTACAGTGCTAAACAGCTGACGTTTGACAGTTTTTTCACGGTTACATGCTTTTACAAGTGTACAGCAGGCTCTTCCCTTGCGAACCATGGCTGGTCTGGAAAACACATACTCAGGGTATCAAACAACAAACTTTGTTTTAGCCTTTAGTTTGTGTGAGTTTACCTCTTGCGATGAGCTGACGTCCTTCTTCAAGATGCTCATCAGTAACATGGTGGCTTGGTTTGAAATAATGTATCAGATCCACTGCCCCATTACTGAAGGCCACAGAGTTCAGAGCCGTGTGAAACTTAATGGTGGAAAGAAAAGATGTCTTTGATGACGAACATGCCATCAGCACCTTGTCAGCAGTCAGGTTGTCATCGATCTACAACAAAAAAGCAACATGTTTTTCAAGTCCTGACACGACATGGCACATCTATCTTATCTctagctctctctctcgctctctctctctctctccacacacacacacacacacacacacatatatatatatatatacatttatatatttttttgtttcccataggaattatatttaataaattCTGCTATCATTTGGTCGGATGaacccctcacaacagtcctgCGTGTGATGTGGCACCCCAGGAAATGTGATGCCTCCGACTTCTATCCACTTCAGATGACCTTCTACTGCTCCTGTACTTTCTACGTGAAGAAAATTTTCTTCCAGACGTTAGGCATAATTGAAAAATTTAAGACGTTATATCAGCCAATATCTTCTGTAGAACGTAAGAAATAAAATCGTTCCTTGAAATGTTTCGCGCTTCACTTTTTAATGCAACATTTCTGCTGCAAATTTCCTGTAGTatcaaatgttttctgtgtCCACTTACAGTCAGGCTGAAGAATCTTCCCTCTCGTGCAGCAATAGCTCGACAGACCTCGGCCGTCTTGCGGAGCACTGCACGTTGCGTGATGTCTCTGTGGCTGATCGACGTTATTGTAAACATCGGGAGAAAGCCATCCGCAGGAGCGGCGAGGGAGAGGAGCGCTGCCAGCAGGAGCATGACTGGGTCTGTGTTCGGGCGGGAGAGAGAATCCTTttgatcaggggtcaccacCCCTGTGAGCTACTCccagggcactgtgtgacccgaagGGCTCCCATCGGTTCCGTACACACTTCTGATGTCATGGATGACAAAttatattcctctcaaatacgtGTCTCATTgcagagttttcacaaaaattACCAATGATGTACAAAGATtctttaaactttttaaaacaaaGCAAGAGTCACATGGGATGTTTGGTTTCCTGGGACATATTACTGGGTCGTATGTGACCAAGGAGATTAGAATTCAGAGATGTAATGTTTCCCGGAAGGGAAGTCAATTCAATATGTTTGTGTATGATAATGTGTATCAATGATGCTGTTGCGATGCTGTTGAGATCCTGCTGCTTTGCCTCTGCCTCCACGACCCCGGGGATCCTCGGTTTGTGACACAACACTCCTTCATTCCTTTTCTTCACTCAAGCATTTTCAGTTCCTCTCACGAAAACAAGCCCCAACCtctcaaataaaagaaaacactaCACCACAACACAACTTCGTTTCGATTCGTGCTTTCAAAGTATATTTACTTTTCAACTCTTCATTCTAAAAGGAGTAGAAACACATCCGACACGCACGCAAAATACACGTTCAAGGATGCTCTTACCTTTCGGCTGGGTGCTTCTTATCTGTCATCTGAGTGGAGTCCTTTATAAAAGAGCTATGGATGACTCAACGGAGAAACCATGGAAGGCATTCCCCACCCACCTCCAATTTCCTGATACTCTTCTGTATTTCTGTTAATGCAAAAAGAGTTACACTTGCACATGTAGGAGTTTTGCAATCACGtggtagaaaaaaaagatgtcagGTTATAGCAGGACTATTTCCAAGGAAAGACGAGGGGATTTATctgtaaaaaacaaaagcatgccTGAACAGGCCCAACATTCATGCACCCTTTGGTCACCCTAGATTTGTACACAAGGCAGCAAGGAGGCTTAAATATGCATTCTATCTTTTATATGCACctgtcagtagtgatgggtggatgaggcttcatgaaacagtactgcaggccactagatggtggtcTTGCTTTACAAATGTGAagcttcattgaatgagttgttcaagtccaaaccttttacagcagacagtgccatctggtggcctctggaaatcaggacactgtttcatgaagcctcatctaccattcaatagtgtttcatgacacctcattgacccatcactacctgtcataGCGCTTGTAGTACGGTGGCTGAGAGGTGAAAAAAATCAGAGAAACAAACTGTCTGAAACACATAGCATCTTTACTTAATCTCATGACGATCTATACAACATTTGCGTCGTGATTTTACAACATGGCAGCAGTGTTAAAATTGATGTCAGAAAACACATGATCGCTGATACACGGCAACATCTCAGATCAAGTCGTGCAAGGTATGACTCCATGACGAGAAAGCAGGCGTTGGGATCCTTTTTCACTGAGAGAGCCGAGGAACCCTCATATTTATGAATGTAATTCCATGACAGTTACATAAACAGAACGGAAAGTGAAGACCAACAAATTTAGAGTTGAGTCATTAATATTTATTGCAGCAATGAAGTTCCCATGAGCCATAATTTCAATTGTTATCTAGTGTTACTGAATGGTTCTATGAAACAGTTGCAACATAGCCTGCTAATGCTGCGGTTGACTACGTTACATCGGGCTGCGCAGCATTGGACTCATCACTGTCAGTGACAAACTCAGTTACGGtgacctaaacagttcccatgatgctgtgcagtccagtcaaccaatcacagtggtcgATCGCTACAACATggttccgcctccacagccgttCAGCTGCACAGCGTCGCGGGAAGTCACTGTTACTGAGCTTGCTACTGCATATATAAGGGTTAAACTGGCTGGCTACGTTAGAATGCAGTGAGAGAAACTGTGGTTTGTTTGAAAGAGCCAGACTCAAATGAGCTGCATCGTGCTCAAAAGCCGTAGCTTCCTGACCCCTGTGATAAAGTAAGTTAGCTACCACTAATGCTAGCAGGAAGGATTCTATCCCTCGCTTCATAttcatgtgttttattcatgttcACTACTGGAAGTGAGTAATAATTGATCTTTTCAGTCACGTTCGAAGTAGCTTAAAAAGTCTTGTTAAAGTTCAAGCAGTTCAGTGATGGATCACTGAACTGTCGCACGTAAATGAAGCAGGAGGCGGCAACTatttcctgttgttgtgtgGATGCTGAGTGAAGGATGTGAAACCTAATTATTCTGCAAATCTGGATACAAAAGACTCACCAGCTTTCTCTGTTAAAGTTGAACACTGTCTCTAATGTCACGTTTGTATCACAGTGACACAAGGACAGCGTCGACTCCGAACTACGGTGTTGTGTTTGAGATGCCCTCAGAGTGCTTTGGCCACGCTGTATGTAGCATCAAGGATTAAAAACCACTTCAATGAACTGTCTCCGGCATTGTTTACCCAAGTATTTACCCATGGGGCTGTAGAAACAGTTTTAGGTATAGCTTTGTCAAAGAGTGACAAGAAAAGACTTCAAATGCCACTTAAAACTCGTCGGACGCCCTGTTAGCATAAGCTAACTTAGCTTGTGATCACACCGATACATACAATCCTGCCCTTCTCGATCTGAGATGTTGCATTTTTGGAAGAATTCTTCACACTCCAACGACAATAGTTTGACTAGTCCAAGTTCCTCCAGTGGCAGCTGACGTTTTCTAGTCTTTCCAACACTCATGCAACCACTTCCAGGTCACACTTGTAGTCGCTTCCTGGGTTTCGTTGTTTGTGCTCTTCATTCATTTCTGAACACAGTGTATGGTTCTGCCCCAAATCGCAAGCTGAGCCACTGCAGGACACAGATCCTCCGGTCTCTTGGCTTGAACTAACAGgcagaattttcacttcccttcTTTTCGATTTCCGTTTTCCAATTGAGGGGAACCCCCTCCCTGAAATCCCTGCAGTCCACAGAAAAGAAGGTGGCAAATGCCTGATGCGTTAGAACGATTTTCACACCAAGGacggattttttttattcctttttttctcctaaCCTGTGTCTTTTTTCCAAAGTACAGAGGAATGCAAACTTCaagtgaaatatgaaaacagtGACAGCACAAGTCGAGACAAGAAAGGAGGGAGTCGTTGTTCACTAAAAGCACCCTTACGTAAGACCCTTATGAATGGGACATTTGTCACTTCGTAGACATAGATGGTCGTGTCCCGTTGCTTGTTACTAGCAAAGATGAGGGGTTTCAGACTTTTATCTTCAACAATCTGATGCTTCTGGTTTCAAATATCTCAGCATTAATTTTTATCaaatggtaaacttgacattcTTGAGAGGTCTAAAATCGGTTATAAAATACCGTTTGATCAATGAAATAATGAGGTACACCAACATGGCTCAAACAACAGTGTTGTTCTCATTGCGGCACAATCCTAACTGATTTTTTATCACAGAAGCAGAGAAACCAACAAGCTGCCCCAGAGAAAATATTTAGGACTCAAAGAGGGAGCGGAGGAAGTGGTGTTTGCTGTAGTGGTGGGGgcagcagtggtcagtgctCGAGCTTGACCCACACAAGAGCCCACGTTACCCACTCGATCCACAGCTACCAACTCCACACTCTGgaaacagcaggaggcgctaTAGGAAGCCACAGTGATGTTCTCGCCTCCTGCGCCGGAGACAGAGCTGACGTTGAGTGTCCCGTTGCCTTGGCGGAGTCGAACGCTGTCGATGCCGGTGCCATTGATGCCATCAGTGATGTTGGCGATGAATTCCCACTGTGATGAGGAACACGAGTGGCTGGGGCAGCTGGCTCTGCTGACCACCTGGCACACTGGCCGGTCAACGTCCGTCACCTGAGGACGACAAGCCGAAGATGCTCACGCTCACATGACTCAGCACCGCCAACCACAGCATGAAAAAGAATCATCTGTCATTTTTCCAATGAAGGAAGGCTTCTAATCCTGTCTGAGCCATTAACCAGAATGTGGAA includes:
- the LOC128754112 gene encoding von Willebrand factor A domain-containing protein 7-like codes for the protein MLLLAALLSLAAPADGFLPMFTITSISHRDITQRAVLRKTAEVCRAIAAREGRFFSLTIDDNLTADKVLMACSSSKTSFLSTIKFHTALNSVAFSNGAVDLIHYFKPSHHVTDEHLEEGRQLIARGSAAVKASVRRSSFFAGRLTLGSILHPLQDFYSHSNWVELGRTFPYTALFQPDRPLLNLAGPYVPTCKSCIGQNCEDNILPEILQKGLLTTGYFASFWPSKPRGKCSHGGTFDLSSYRSPRGGINKDSIGASHGSLHFKAAALAVDATAELLEDIRMSVGDRNFLRLMGISQASVLCFVIDTTVSMAGDIAQVTRVAFDMIDHRRGTELEPPAYILVPFNDPGFGPVQTTTGADEFKASINRLTFGGGGDIPEMSLSGLLLALTAAPPYSEIFVFTDAPAKDVHLRGIIQALIESTKSTVTFMMTHSGRRWRRSVSRARKDDQLYSDLSGASGGLAINVEKSELHNAMSVIMDASDSAVVTVFQVEWRPRKASETFPFLVDGSLQNVVAYITGSPSLTFELIDPSSATQTSSQSSGPLGSVTTTGNLRRVSLRNHTGLWQVTVNSKDPYSVKVTGQSSIDFIFNLVEAFEGAHGDFTLKAGRALAGGNTTLAITVTGGDTVKVKEVMLWESSLQTRVDGELKSYGGGTYLVGFTRVPAGDYGVILVGEDSTGSMFHRYASTRLKTSSVSVTAAVNDTSIEPGSTITVPFTVATVSHGQIDTDATGTFLVQANNDQDFPSSSPDSLVIAPRGGGQASGVVTLTAPASAASGSDVTLTILVQNRATSDVNSATLRFSIIAEVQDIYRPVCRTISTSQCTGRSPCSSSTWAFTTSITDEGGSGIHTIEIHQGNGTLNTSTVTGSDGENVTVTYSASCCTETVVLAAVDGAGNVGTCVGQAVSNRAGLVFSVEPWMISKYFLWSSLVVSLLAI